In one Streptomyces sp. NBC_01241 genomic region, the following are encoded:
- a CDS encoding DUF6304 family protein: protein MTDESWAGWYRDRQGSDAVVLTTDGQQLRLRIRGIDFEGESFDGLAPVAGTPPADGLFALVDGALGDCVLEWDLPLPVLWDGAVHQATLSCLLSLRRPDPYLYLELQFGGAAYGSHRAESDFASALATIQRVLPPGVRLQTCIACAFSDYFPAPGRGLSGGLACFRGAKDAYRGAAGEGDVLDLWDRRTGFVQEVWSCREYEPRPDRGAGTGHRGAFPLELA from the coding sequence ATGACAGATGAGTCATGGGCAGGGTGGTACCGGGACCGACAAGGTTCCGACGCCGTCGTCCTCACCACCGACGGACAGCAACTCCGCCTCCGGATCAGGGGCATCGACTTCGAGGGCGAAAGCTTCGACGGTCTCGCCCCGGTGGCCGGCACGCCGCCGGCCGACGGCTTGTTCGCCCTGGTGGACGGCGCGTTGGGCGACTGCGTCCTGGAGTGGGACCTGCCGCTCCCGGTCCTCTGGGACGGAGCGGTCCATCAGGCCACGCTCAGCTGCCTGTTGTCGCTGCGCCGCCCCGATCCGTATCTCTACCTGGAGCTGCAGTTCGGCGGGGCCGCGTACGGATCCCACCGCGCCGAGAGCGACTTCGCGTCCGCGCTCGCCACGATCCAGCGCGTCCTCCCGCCGGGGGTGCGCCTCCAAACCTGCATCGCCTGCGCCTTCTCCGACTACTTCCCGGCCCCCGGCCGCGGCCTTTCCGGCGGTCTCGCGTGCTTCCGCGGCGCCAAGGACGCCTACCGCGGGGCGGCGGGTGAGGGCGATGTCCTGGACTTGTGGGACCGGCGGACCGGATTCGTCCAGGAGGTCTGGAGCTGCCGCGAGTACGAACCCCGCCCGGACCGGGGTGCCGGTACGGGGCATCGGGGCGCGTTCCCGCTGGAACTGGCCTGA
- a CDS encoding NAD-dependent epimerase/dehydratase family protein, translating to MLGGTEFVGRAVTEAALARGWEVTVFHRGHHAPPPGVTELLGDRTTREGLATLAEAATVAVGHRTDASAWDLVVDTWSGAPRAVRDAARLLAGRAGRYTYVSSRSVYDYPAPAGLPEDGPLVAGASPDEAGDVPYPLAKRGGELAALDAFGDRALLARAGLILGPWENVGRLPWWLSRIARGGTVPAPGTPDLKLQYIDARDLANWLLDAARDGLYGPYNLVSRTGHATMGQLLDACVRVTGSDAALRWIPAEVILAAGVEPWSDLPVWLPPGELYDTLHQGDVSKAYAAGLRCRPVEETVADTWNWLAELGGEAPHRPDRPPVGLDPRAEGRLLAETA from the coding sequence ATGCTGGGTGGTACGGAATTCGTCGGTCGCGCTGTCACCGAGGCGGCGCTCGCGCGCGGCTGGGAGGTCACGGTGTTCCACCGTGGCCACCACGCGCCCCCGCCGGGTGTGACGGAACTCCTCGGCGACCGCACCACCCGCGAAGGCCTTGCCACGCTGGCCGAAGCGGCAACCGTGGCCGTCGGTCACCGCACGGACGCGTCCGCCTGGGACCTGGTCGTCGACACCTGGAGCGGCGCCCCCAGGGCCGTACGGGACGCGGCCCGTCTGCTGGCCGGCCGGGCCGGGCGGTACACGTACGTCTCCAGCCGTTCCGTGTACGACTACCCGGCCCCGGCCGGCCTGCCCGAAGACGGCCCGCTGGTGGCCGGTGCCTCGCCCGACGAGGCCGGGGACGTCCCGTACCCCCTCGCCAAACGCGGCGGCGAACTGGCCGCGCTCGACGCCTTCGGCGACCGGGCGCTCCTCGCCCGCGCGGGACTGATCCTGGGCCCCTGGGAGAACGTCGGCAGGCTGCCCTGGTGGCTCTCGCGGATCGCCCGCGGCGGGACCGTACCGGCCCCGGGCACACCGGATCTGAAACTCCAGTACATCGACGCCCGCGACCTGGCGAACTGGCTCCTGGACGCGGCGCGTGACGGACTGTACGGGCCGTACAACCTGGTCAGCCGTACGGGGCACGCCACGATGGGGCAGCTGCTCGACGCCTGCGTACGCGTCACCGGTTCCGACGCCGCGCTCCGCTGGATCCCCGCCGAGGTGATCCTCGCGGCAGGTGTGGAGCCCTGGAGCGATCTGCCGGTCTGGCTGCCGCCGGGGGAGCTGTACGACACCCTGCACCAGGGTGACGTCAGCAAGGCGTACGCGGCCGGGCTGCGCTGCCGGCCGGTGGAGGAGACGGTCGCGGACACCTGGAATTGGCTGGCGGAACTGGGTGGCGAAGCGCCGCACCGGCCCGACCGGCCCCCGGTCGGCCTGGACCCACGGGCGGAGGGCCGACTGCTCGCGGAAACGGCCTGA
- a CDS encoding DUF952 domain-containing protein — MAELLLHLTEGPLWEAARGIGTYEMSTRGRTLHEEGFIHCSLPHQLDGVAEMLYGAGSRAGAPDQDLVVLVIDPARLPAPVRYEPVAPGGEEFPHIYGPVPVDAVVEVRPWPSEEGDHA, encoded by the coding sequence ATGGCCGAACTGTTGCTGCACCTCACCGAAGGCCCCCTGTGGGAGGCGGCCCGTGGGATCGGGACGTACGAGATGTCCACCCGCGGCCGCACCCTGCACGAAGAGGGCTTCATCCACTGCTCGCTGCCGCACCAGCTCGACGGCGTTGCCGAGATGCTGTACGGCGCAGGGAGCCGGGCCGGGGCACCCGACCAGGACCTGGTGGTCCTCGTCATCGATCCCGCCCGGCTCCCGGCACCCGTACGGTACGAGCCCGTCGCGCCCGGCGGCGAGGAGTTCCCGCACATCTACGGACCCGTCCCGGTGGACGCGGTCGTGGAGGTGCGCCCCTGGCCGAGCGAGGAAGGCGACCACGCATGA
- a CDS encoding family 2 encapsulin nanocompartment cargo protein polyprenyl transferase has translation MSRGNEAPALLEQTRTLVDPELRAAVDSLPGSIRRVAMYHFGWQQADGTPSSGQAGKAIRPALVLAAARALGGDPRQAVRAAVAVELVHNFTLLHDDVIDEDRTRRHRPTAWTVFGIPDAVIAGDAMLALAQRLLAEDAGPAAARASARLSTCVIELCAGQQADCAFEDRDPGEVSLDECLAMATAKTGALLGCACALGALYAGAGERAVGSMDGFGREAGLAFQLIDDLIGIWGDPAQTGKPVGADLVAHKKSLPVVAALASGTPAAAELAALYRGAMNSPGEVSRAADAVDRAGGRDWAQVCAADRMARAVHHLSRAVPGLAPAGDLLTLAEFVTRRTH, from the coding sequence GTGAGCCGGGGCAACGAGGCCCCGGCCCTTCTGGAACAGACCCGGACCCTCGTCGATCCCGAACTGCGCGCCGCCGTCGACTCCTTGCCCGGATCGATCCGCCGCGTCGCGATGTACCACTTCGGCTGGCAGCAGGCCGACGGCACCCCGTCGTCGGGACAGGCGGGTAAGGCGATCAGGCCCGCCCTCGTCCTCGCGGCCGCCCGTGCGCTGGGCGGCGACCCGCGACAGGCGGTACGGGCGGCCGTCGCCGTGGAGCTGGTCCACAATTTCACCCTGCTGCACGACGACGTCATCGACGAGGACCGGACCCGTCGGCACCGGCCCACGGCCTGGACGGTCTTCGGCATCCCGGACGCGGTCATCGCCGGTGACGCCATGCTGGCCCTCGCCCAGCGACTGCTGGCCGAGGACGCCGGCCCGGCCGCGGCCCGCGCTTCGGCGCGGCTCTCGACCTGTGTCATCGAGCTCTGCGCGGGCCAGCAGGCGGACTGCGCCTTCGAGGACCGCGATCCGGGCGAGGTCTCGCTCGACGAGTGCCTGGCCATGGCCACCGCCAAGACGGGCGCTCTGCTCGGCTGCGCCTGTGCGCTGGGAGCGCTGTACGCCGGCGCGGGGGAGCGGGCGGTCGGCTCGATGGACGGATTCGGCCGGGAGGCCGGCCTCGCCTTCCAGCTCATCGATGATCTGATCGGCATCTGGGGGGATCCCGCACAGACCGGGAAGCCGGTGGGGGCGGATCTCGTCGCCCACAAGAAGTCCCTGCCCGTGGTCGCCGCGCTGGCCTCCGGGACCCCGGCAGCGGCCGAACTTGCCGCGCTCTACCGGGGAGCCATGAACTCCCCCGGTGAGGTGAGCCGCGCCGCCGATGCCGTCGACCGGGCCGGCGGCCGGGACTGGGCACAGGTCTGCGCGGCGGACCGGATGGCACGCGCCGTCCACCACCTGTCCAGGGCGGTCCCCGGCCTGGCCCCGGCGGGCGACCTCCTGACCCTGGCGGAGTTCGTCACCCGCCGGACGCACTGA
- a CDS encoding DUF1648 domain-containing protein — protein sequence MMRKNLGRAALAALPFLLALVADLVLFAVFRDRLPEQLASHFQANGRANGHMGQVWFVVADVLLFAVTGVLWALTVVRGKFYGRAYRWLIAGGYAFAGFLGWVMAAVLLANVDAGDVVKGETQGASLPMWQLAVALGVAVLAAGLGLILAALGPVPEQPAATGQAGDGARIPLADGEVAGWARSAGGWWRPLIALVLVAGGVVLLFGSGWVAALPPLILGVLLAVFARPYVVVDRRGITISGMLPWPRLRVPLDRIETATSRDINPLSEYGGWGYRIRPGRSGLMIRSGEGIVATLADGRVFAVTVDDSATGAALLNTLIDRRQAER from the coding sequence ATGATGCGTAAAAACCTGGGCAGAGCCGCCCTTGCTGCCCTGCCGTTCCTGCTCGCGCTCGTCGCCGATCTCGTGCTGTTCGCCGTCTTCCGGGATCGGCTGCCCGAACAACTGGCCAGCCACTTCCAGGCCAATGGCCGGGCGAACGGGCACATGGGTCAGGTGTGGTTCGTCGTGGCCGACGTCCTGCTGTTCGCCGTGACCGGTGTGCTGTGGGCCCTCACGGTGGTGCGGGGGAAGTTCTACGGGCGGGCCTACCGCTGGCTGATCGCCGGTGGGTATGCCTTCGCCGGATTCCTCGGCTGGGTGATGGCCGCCGTGCTGCTCGCCAATGTGGATGCCGGTGACGTCGTGAAGGGAGAGACGCAAGGTGCGTCGCTCCCGATGTGGCAGCTCGCCGTCGCCCTGGGCGTCGCCGTGCTCGCCGCGGGGCTGGGGCTGATCCTGGCCGCGCTCGGTCCCGTACCGGAGCAGCCGGCTGCGACCGGGCAGGCCGGCGACGGGGCGCGGATCCCGCTCGCCGACGGGGAGGTCGCCGGATGGGCGCGCAGCGCCGGGGGCTGGTGGCGGCCGCTGATCGCCCTCGTGCTCGTGGCCGGCGGGGTGGTGCTGCTGTTCGGCTCGGGCTGGGTGGCCGCGTTGCCTCCGCTGATCCTCGGTGTGCTGCTGGCCGTGTTCGCCCGGCCGTACGTCGTGGTGGACCGGCGCGGCATCACCATCTCGGGGATGCTCCCCTGGCCGCGGCTCAGGGTGCCGCTCGACCGGATCGAGACCGCGACCAGCCGCGACATCAACCCCCTTTCGGAGTACGGCGGCTGGGGCTACCGGATCCGCCCGGGACGGAGCGGTCTCATGATCCGTTCCGGTGAGGGAATCGTCGCGACGCTGGCCGACGGCCGGGTGTTCGCGGTGACCGTCGACGACTCGGCGACCGGGGCCGCGCTCCTCAACACCCTGATCGACCGGCGACAGGCGGAGCGCTGA
- a CDS encoding NAD(P)H-binding protein codes for MNPAPSTGPTNPAAPIVAVTGAGGAVGGRVAQRLVRAGVPVRLLGRDPARLPELPGAVAAPPAPYDDGEAMRRALAGAHTLFLVSAHESPDRVRRHTTAVDAAVAAGVERIVYLSFLGAAPDATFTFARDHWHTEAHIRVAEVRYTFLRDSLYLAGIPAMTGADGVLRGPGGDGRVAAVAHEDIADAATAVLLADTEADSMRHDGVAYDLTGPEAFTLAEAAEELGRATGRTVTYVPETREEAYASRAHYGAEDWEVAGWVTSYEAIATGEMSMVSDAVPNLTGHPAMGLATYLREHPDSYRHLLKTD; via the coding sequence ATGAATCCCGCACCCTCCACGGGCCCCACGAACCCGGCCGCCCCGATCGTCGCCGTCACCGGCGCCGGCGGTGCGGTCGGCGGCCGGGTGGCACAGCGCCTCGTGCGCGCCGGAGTGCCCGTGCGACTCCTGGGCCGCGACCCGGCCCGGCTGCCGGAGCTGCCCGGCGCCGTCGCCGCACCGCCCGCCCCCTACGACGACGGGGAGGCCATGCGCCGCGCCCTCGCCGGGGCGCACACCCTGTTCCTCGTCTCGGCGCACGAGAGCCCCGACCGGGTACGCCGGCACACGACGGCCGTGGACGCGGCAGTCGCCGCGGGCGTCGAGCGGATCGTGTACCTCTCCTTCCTCGGAGCGGCGCCGGATGCCACGTTCACCTTCGCCCGGGACCACTGGCACACCGAGGCGCACATCCGGGTCGCCGAGGTCCGCTACACCTTCCTGCGCGACAGCCTGTACCTCGCCGGGATCCCCGCGATGACCGGCGCCGACGGGGTGCTGCGCGGTCCCGGCGGCGACGGCCGGGTGGCGGCGGTGGCGCACGAGGACATCGCCGACGCCGCGACCGCCGTACTGCTGGCCGACACCGAGGCCGACAGCATGCGCCACGACGGGGTTGCGTACGACCTCACGGGCCCCGAGGCATTCACCCTCGCCGAAGCGGCCGAGGAGCTCGGCAGAGCCACCGGACGGACGGTCACCTACGTACCGGAGACCCGCGAGGAGGCCTACGCCTCACGGGCGCACTACGGCGCGGAGGACTGGGAGGTGGCCGGCTGGGTGACGTCGTACGAAGCCATCGCGACCGGCGAGATGTCCATGGTCTCGGACGCCGTACCGAACCTCACCGGGCATCCGGCGATGGGCCTGGCCACGTATCTGAGGGAGCATCCGGACAGCTACCGGCATCTGCTGAAGACGGACTGA
- a CDS encoding helix-turn-helix transcriptional regulator has product MLEAVGVSAFDEGVYRAVLSGPQSAVRDLAESAGAGVARTGRALTRLAGLGLVRRVGRGQWEAVSPRSALSALLNRRRSEADTLFAGVETRFADLHRLHRAGQLGSDPGALVEVLTGREMMTQKVEELSRSVTTHLWTLDKPPYLEAVGQPHFNEQETATTREWLERGVDIRGVYCLESIEPPGRLETILNLAALGEQSRLLPHLPFKARIVDRRIAVVPLTGGSQESIVLVHPSGLLDGLIELFEAYWERAEPLLSEEPGATEGPSEEELVLIRLLHSGYKDQAIARQLGVSVRTATRRVAALMRRLDAGTRFQAGVKARERGWV; this is encoded by the coding sequence GTGCTGGAAGCAGTGGGTGTGAGCGCGTTCGACGAGGGCGTGTACCGGGCGGTGCTGTCGGGACCGCAGAGTGCGGTGCGTGATCTCGCGGAGAGCGCGGGGGCGGGAGTGGCGCGTACGGGGCGGGCGTTGACCCGCCTCGCCGGACTGGGGCTGGTGCGGCGCGTGGGGCGCGGCCAGTGGGAAGCGGTGAGTCCGCGGTCGGCGTTGTCGGCGTTGCTGAACCGGCGACGGTCGGAGGCGGACACGCTGTTCGCCGGGGTCGAGACGAGGTTCGCCGATCTGCATCGCCTTCACCGGGCCGGGCAGTTGGGGTCGGATCCGGGTGCCTTGGTGGAGGTGCTGACGGGCCGCGAGATGATGACGCAGAAGGTCGAGGAGTTGAGCCGGTCCGTCACCACGCATCTGTGGACGTTGGACAAGCCGCCGTATCTGGAGGCGGTGGGGCAGCCGCATTTCAATGAGCAGGAGACGGCGACGACTCGGGAGTGGCTGGAGCGCGGGGTGGACATCCGGGGGGTGTACTGCCTGGAGTCGATCGAGCCACCCGGGCGGTTGGAGACGATTCTGAATCTGGCGGCGCTCGGGGAGCAGTCACGGCTGTTGCCGCATCTTCCGTTCAAGGCGCGGATAGTGGACCGGCGGATAGCGGTGGTGCCGTTGACGGGGGGCAGCCAGGAATCCATCGTGCTGGTGCATCCGTCGGGCCTGCTGGACGGACTGATAGAGCTGTTCGAGGCGTACTGGGAGCGGGCCGAGCCGTTGCTCTCCGAGGAGCCGGGTGCGACGGAGGGCCCCAGCGAGGAGGAGCTGGTGCTGATCCGGCTGTTGCACTCCGGGTACAAGGACCAAGCCATCGCACGGCAGTTGGGGGTGAGTGTGCGTACGGCGACGCGTCGGGTGGCGGCGCTGATGCGGCGGTTGGACGCGGGAACGCGATTTCAGGCCGGGGTGAAGGCACGGGAGCGGGGCTGGGTGTGA
- a CDS encoding RCC1 domain-containing protein, whose translation MLARTAKTVKSWGNNATSQLGDGTVTPSATPVKVLPPGSGIAHVATAETGRSSFAY comes from the coding sequence GTGCTCGCCCGGACCGCCAAGACGGTCAAGTCCTGGGGCAACAACGCCACGTCCCAGCTCGGTGACGGTACGGTGACGCCGTCGGCCACGCCGGTGAAGGTGCTCCCGCCCGGCAGCGGCATCGCCCATGTCGCGACCGCGGAGACGGGCCGGTCCAGCTTCGCGTACTGA
- a CDS encoding nucleotidyltransferase domain-containing protein, with translation MRTETPWGPWDPPPLDEAACLFAPLRAPWWIAGGYAVELAVGHTFRDHGDIDVLLLRRDQLTAQQILADWEWWAADPPGTLRRWLPGEVLPPYVHDVWCRPGPAEPWRIQLMFDDAEGADWLFRRDPRIRLPLDRLGRVSTDGVPYLSPEVQLLYKANSPRPKDEQDFATVLPVLTADQRAWLTEAITLSQGAGHPWAARLRAQPAG, from the coding sequence ATGCGTACGGAAACCCCGTGGGGCCCCTGGGACCCACCCCCGCTCGACGAGGCCGCCTGCCTCTTCGCCCCGCTGCGCGCCCCCTGGTGGATCGCGGGCGGATACGCGGTCGAACTCGCCGTGGGCCACACCTTCCGGGACCACGGCGACATCGACGTACTCCTGTTGCGCCGCGACCAGCTCACCGCCCAGCAGATACTGGCGGACTGGGAATGGTGGGCCGCCGATCCGCCCGGCACCCTGCGCCGCTGGCTTCCCGGCGAGGTCCTGCCGCCGTACGTCCACGATGTCTGGTGCCGCCCCGGCCCCGCCGAACCGTGGCGCATCCAGCTCATGTTCGACGACGCGGAGGGCGCCGACTGGCTGTTCCGCCGCGACCCCCGCATCCGCCTCCCGCTCGACCGGCTCGGGCGGGTCTCGACGGACGGCGTCCCGTACCTCTCCCCGGAGGTGCAACTCCTGTACAAGGCCAACTCCCCGCGCCCCAAGGACGAGCAGGACTTCGCGACGGTGCTGCCGGTCCTCACCGCGGACCAGCGTGCCTGGCTGACCGAGGCGATCACTCTCTCCCAGGGTGCCGGCCATCCATGGGCGGCGCGTCTGCGCGCCCAGCCAGCCGGCTGA
- a CDS encoding GntR family transcriptional regulator, whose protein sequence is MLFRVDPTSTVPLGDQIAASVRRAVAEGAVVQGERLPAARMLAESLGVNVHTVLRGYQQLREEGLIELRRGRGAVVTGGASPHRARLQERVREVVADARELGLTEDELLALVRAALGSS, encoded by the coding sequence ATGCTCTTCCGGGTCGATCCCACCTCCACCGTGCCGCTCGGTGATCAGATCGCGGCGTCCGTGCGCCGCGCCGTCGCCGAGGGGGCGGTGGTGCAGGGCGAGCGTCTGCCCGCCGCCCGCATGCTTGCCGAGTCCCTCGGGGTCAACGTCCATACGGTGCTGCGCGGTTACCAGCAGCTGCGCGAGGAGGGGCTGATCGAGCTGCGCCGGGGGCGCGGCGCGGTCGTCACCGGCGGTGCGTCCCCGCACCGGGCCCGGCTGCAGGAGCGGGTGCGCGAGGTGGTTGCGGACGCGCGCGAGCTGGGGCTGACGGAGGACGAACTGCTGGCCCTCGTCCGTGCCGCACTGGGCAGCTCGTAG
- a CDS encoding VOC family protein produces the protein MTTEGFTTCLWFDGQAEEAAEYYLSVFKNSRLCRIGRYTEAGPGPAGSAMAVEFEINGQKFVGLNGGPQFTFNESISFQIHCSDQDEVDYYWSSLTDGGEEGPCGWLKDRYGVSWQVVPEVLIDLIGDQDAEKAARTTAAMMTMKKLDIATLQKVHDEG, from the coding sequence ATGACCACCGAGGGCTTCACCACATGTCTGTGGTTCGACGGGCAGGCCGAGGAGGCGGCGGAGTACTACCTCTCGGTCTTCAAGAACTCCCGCCTCTGCAGGATCGGCCGCTACACCGAAGCGGGCCCCGGGCCTGCCGGGTCGGCGATGGCGGTCGAGTTCGAGATCAACGGCCAGAAGTTCGTCGGTCTGAACGGCGGGCCGCAGTTCACGTTCAACGAATCCATCTCGTTCCAGATCCACTGCTCGGACCAGGACGAGGTGGACTACTACTGGAGCAGTCTCACCGACGGGGGCGAAGAGGGGCCCTGCGGCTGGCTGAAGGACAGATACGGCGTCTCCTGGCAGGTTGTCCCCGAGGTGCTGATCGATCTGATCGGCGACCAGGACGCCGAGAAGGCCGCGCGGACCACCGCGGCGATGATGACCATGAAGAAGCTGGACATCGCCACGTTGCAGAAAGTGCACGACGAGGGCTGA